The following coding sequences are from one Kosakonia sp. H02 window:
- the modC gene encoding molybdenum ABC transporter ATP-binding protein ModC — translation MLELNFTQTLGTHQLRIAEALPASGITAIFGVSGAGKTSLINAIGGLTRPQEGRIVLNDRVLFDTDRKICLPPEKRRVGYVFQDARLFPHYSVRGNLRYGMAKSMAGQFDKLVALLGIEPLLERLPGSLSGGEKQRVAIGRALLTAPELMLLDEPLASLDIPRKRELLPYLQRLAQEINIPMLYVSHSLDEILHLADKVMVLEAGEVKAFGNLEEVWGSRVMNPWLPPEQQSSVLKVVVLEHHPHYEMTALALGDQHIWVNKVDRPIKSALRIRIQATDVSLVLQPPMNTSIRNILRAKVVQCFDIDGQVEVQLEVGSRTVWARISPWARDELSVKPGQWLYAQIKSVSITA, via the coding sequence ATGCTGGAACTCAATTTCACCCAGACGCTGGGCACGCATCAATTACGCATTGCCGAAGCACTGCCCGCCAGCGGGATCACCGCCATTTTTGGCGTGTCCGGTGCCGGAAAAACCTCGTTGATTAATGCCATCGGTGGCCTGACGCGCCCGCAAGAGGGCCGCATTGTGCTTAACGATCGCGTGCTGTTCGATACCGATCGCAAAATTTGTCTGCCGCCTGAGAAACGCCGCGTTGGTTATGTGTTCCAGGATGCCCGTCTGTTCCCGCACTACAGCGTGCGCGGCAATCTGCGCTATGGCATGGCGAAATCGATGGCCGGGCAGTTTGATAAGCTGGTGGCGCTGTTAGGCATTGAACCGCTGCTCGAGCGTTTGCCCGGCAGCCTGTCCGGCGGCGAAAAGCAGCGCGTGGCGATTGGCCGCGCCTTATTAACCGCGCCGGAATTAATGCTGCTGGACGAGCCGCTGGCGTCCCTCGATATTCCCCGTAAGCGTGAGCTTTTGCCGTACCTGCAACGTCTGGCGCAGGAGATCAATATCCCGATGCTGTATGTCAGCCACTCGCTGGATGAGATCCTGCATCTGGCCGATAAAGTGATGGTGCTGGAAGCGGGCGAGGTGAAAGCTTTTGGCAATCTGGAGGAAGTCTGGGGAAGCCGGGTGATGAACCCGTGGCTGCCGCCGGAGCAGCAGAGCAGCGTGCTGAAAGTGGTAGTGCTGGAGCATCATCCGCATTATGAAATGACGGCGCTCGCGCTGGGCGATCAGCATATCTGGGTGAATAAAGTCGATCGCCCCATTAAAAGCGCGCTGCGTATTCGCATTCAGGCGACAGATGTGTCGCTGGTACTACAGCCGCCGATGAATACCAGTATTCGTAATATTCTGCGCGCCAAAGTCGTGCAGTGTTTTGATATCGACGGGCAGGTAGAAGTGCAGCTTGAAGTCGGCAGCCGCACCGTGTGGGCGCGTATCAGCCCCTGGGCCAGAGATGAGCTAAGTGTGAAACCCGGCCAGTGGCTGTACGCACAAATCAAAAGCGTGTCGATTACGGCGTAA
- a CDS encoding DUF4225 domain-containing protein, whose amino-acid sequence MYAHNRDKDEFERKSFEFLKLAHNLSTRHLQYLRSDFYSKAGKFVRDLTNDIHANCLTFKGAAELLQHEIQELSRQDVELVARQAKLYAIVRKEKIDNLMQIGLHQVGFVGGGSQVFGGAGICVASLGAACAGYGVPMLLHGVNNVYENGYYLLFRENASGTVRDAYRYAANKLGFGNQTGDLIYGAVDISTAGYGAFRKVFEPREKSWKLWDEMYNDYFYGWQQMSKVALGNDMLSSGVTGWSMYQLSGEQ is encoded by the coding sequence ATGTATGCACACAACCGGGATAAAGATGAATTTGAGCGTAAGAGCTTCGAATTCCTGAAACTTGCTCATAATCTGTCAACGAGGCATCTACAGTACTTACGTTCAGATTTTTACTCTAAAGCAGGAAAGTTTGTTCGGGATCTCACTAATGATATACATGCCAATTGCCTCACTTTTAAAGGTGCAGCTGAGTTACTACAGCACGAGATCCAGGAACTCAGTCGTCAGGACGTAGAACTCGTCGCCAGACAGGCAAAGCTATACGCAATAGTAAGAAAAGAAAAAATAGATAATTTGATGCAGATTGGCCTGCATCAGGTGGGCTTTGTCGGTGGGGGTTCACAGGTTTTCGGCGGCGCGGGGATATGTGTTGCGTCTTTAGGCGCTGCATGTGCTGGCTACGGTGTACCGATGCTTTTGCATGGAGTTAATAACGTTTATGAAAACGGCTATTATCTTCTGTTTAGAGAAAACGCATCAGGCACGGTTCGTGATGCTTACCGTTATGCAGCAAATAAATTAGGTTTCGGCAACCAGACCGGTGATTTAATTTATGGTGCTGTGGATATTTCCACTGCTGGCTATGGCGCTTTTCGCAAGGTATTTGAGCCCCGCGAGAAATCCTGGAAATTGTGGGACGAAATGTATAACGATTATTTTTATGGGTGGCAACAAATGAGCAAAGTTGCACTTGGAAATGACATGCTTAGTAGTGGTGTTACTGGCTGGTCTATGTATCAACTGTCAGGCGAGCAGTAA
- a CDS encoding kinase inhibitor codes for MKLVSHDLRDGEKLPLRHVFNGMGYDGDNISPHLAWDEVPAGTKSFVVTCYDPDAPTGSGWWHWIVANLPADTRVLPQGSGSGIAALPDGTVQTRTDFGKAGYGGAAPPKGETHRYIFTVHALDVDHLDVDESASGAMVGFNVHFHSLASASITALFS; via the coding sequence ATGAAGCTGGTCAGTCATGATTTACGCGACGGCGAGAAGTTGCCGCTACGTCATGTGTTCAATGGCATGGGCTATGACGGCGACAATATCTCTCCGCATCTGGCGTGGGACGAGGTGCCCGCCGGGACAAAGAGTTTTGTCGTGACCTGTTATGACCCGGATGCGCCCACCGGCTCCGGCTGGTGGCACTGGATTGTGGCGAATCTTCCCGCAGATACCCGCGTGCTGCCGCAAGGCTCCGGCTCCGGTATCGCCGCGCTGCCGGACGGCACCGTGCAAACGCGCACCGATTTCGGTAAAGCCGGTTACGGCGGCGCTGCACCACCGAAAGGCGAAACCCACCGTTATATCTTCACCGTTCACGCGCTGGATGTGGATCATCTTGATGTCGATGAGAGCGCCAGCGGCGCGATGGTCGGCTTCAATGTGCATTTCCATTCGCTCGCCAGCGCGTCGATCACCGCCCTTTTCAGCTAA
- a CDS encoding putative acyl-CoA thioester hydrolase, producing MNTSSVSRLALALAFGVTLTACSSTPPAERPSEQAAPGTSARPILSAGEAKNFTADRYFISLASNSAPWKPYAIRLPEKANFVVGPAGTPGVTHTTIQAAVDAAINKHASERQYIAVMPGEYEGTVYVPAASGSVTIYGTGEKAADVKIGQAIDSEIDPASWRRLVNPSGKYMPGKPAWYMFDNCQSKRTQTVGVMCSAVFWSQNNGLQLQNLTIQNTLGDSVDAGNHQAVALRSDGDKVQINNVNILGRQNTFFVTNSGVDNTLRSDRQTRTLVTNSYLEGDVDIVAGRGAVVFDNTDFRVVNSRTQQEGYVFAPATQSNLFYGFLAVNSRFNAAGDGVAQLGRSLDIDSNTNGQVVIRDSVINEGFNVAKPWADATVSGRAYAGNTGTVDDKGNVQRDLNDAQFNRFWEFNNRGVGSQVVAEPKK from the coding sequence TTGAACACATCATCGGTTTCCCGTCTGGCGCTGGCGCTCGCTTTTGGCGTGACACTGACCGCCTGTAGCTCAACCCCGCCGGCTGAACGTCCGTCTGAACAAGCTGCACCGGGTACCTCCGCGCGCCCCATCCTTAGCGCGGGTGAAGCGAAAAACTTCACGGCAGATCGGTATTTCATCTCCCTGGCCTCTAATAGCGCGCCATGGAAACCTTACGCCATTCGTTTGCCGGAAAAAGCGAATTTCGTCGTTGGGCCAGCGGGTACGCCGGGCGTGACGCATACCACCATTCAGGCGGCGGTTGACGCGGCCATTAATAAACACGCCAGCGAGCGTCAGTACATTGCCGTGATGCCGGGTGAATATGAAGGCACCGTCTATGTTCCGGCGGCGTCGGGCAGCGTGACCATTTACGGCACCGGTGAGAAAGCGGCGGATGTGAAAATCGGCCAGGCGATCGACTCTGAAATCGATCCGGCCAGCTGGCGCCGCCTGGTGAACCCATCGGGCAAATATATGCCGGGTAAACCTGCCTGGTATATGTTCGATAACTGCCAGAGCAAACGCACCCAAACCGTGGGTGTGATGTGTTCAGCGGTGTTCTGGTCACAGAACAATGGCCTGCAACTGCAAAACCTGACCATTCAGAACACGCTGGGCGACAGCGTGGACGCGGGCAACCACCAGGCGGTGGCACTGCGTAGCGATGGCGATAAGGTGCAGATCAACAACGTGAACATTCTGGGCCGCCAGAATACCTTCTTTGTCACCAACAGCGGTGTCGATAACACGCTGCGTAGCGATCGTCAGACCCGTACGCTGGTGACCAACAGCTATCTGGAAGGTGATGTGGATATCGTTGCCGGTCGCGGTGCGGTGGTGTTTGATAACACCGATTTCCGCGTGGTGAACTCCCGTACTCAGCAGGAAGGCTACGTGTTCGCTCCGGCGACGCAGTCTAACCTTTTTTACGGCTTCCTCGCGGTGAACAGCCGCTTTAACGCCGCCGGTGACGGTGTCGCGCAACTGGGCCGTTCGCTGGATATCGACAGCAACACCAATGGCCAGGTTGTGATTCGCGATAGCGTGATTAACGAAGGCTTTAACGTGGCGAAACCGTGGGCCGATGCGACCGTTTCCGGTCGTGCCTATGCGGGCAATACCGGCACGGTGGATGATAAAGGCAACGTGCAGCGCGATCTGAACGATGCGCAGTTCAACCGCTTCTGGGAATTCAACAACCGCGGCGTGGGTAGCCAGGTTGTGGCTGAGCCGAAGAAGTAA
- a CDS encoding type 1 glutamine amidotransferase domain-containing protein → MAILMVLTSHDRLGDTGKKTGFWLEEFAAPWYVFQDAGLDVVLASPAGGQPPLDPKSDEPDAQTQDTERFRKDEKAQQALANTLALSSISASDYDAVFYPGGHGPLWDLAEHPISIALIEKYWAEGKPVAAVCHAPGVLCHTHKPDGSPLVQGKRVTGFTNSEEEAVGLTKVVPFLVEDALKQAGGQFERANDWGVHVVTDGHLITGQNPASSAETAQELLKLLHR, encoded by the coding sequence ATGGCAATTTTAATGGTACTGACCTCGCATGACAGGCTCGGTGATACCGGCAAAAAGACCGGCTTCTGGCTGGAGGAGTTTGCCGCGCCCTGGTATGTCTTTCAGGATGCAGGGCTGGACGTTGTGCTGGCCTCACCGGCAGGCGGGCAGCCGCCGCTCGATCCGAAAAGTGATGAGCCTGATGCGCAAACCCAGGACACCGAACGTTTTCGCAAAGATGAAAAAGCCCAGCAGGCGCTGGCGAATACCCTGGCGCTAAGCAGCATTTCCGCCAGTGATTACGATGCAGTTTTCTACCCCGGCGGCCACGGCCCGCTGTGGGATCTGGCGGAGCACCCTATTTCGATTGCCCTGATTGAAAAATATTGGGCCGAGGGCAAACCGGTGGCGGCGGTGTGCCACGCACCGGGCGTGCTGTGTCATACCCACAAACCGGACGGTTCACCGCTGGTGCAGGGTAAACGGGTGACCGGTTTTACCAATAGCGAAGAAGAAGCGGTCGGCCTGACCAAAGTGGTTCCGTTTTTAGTGGAAGATGCGTTAAAACAAGCGGGTGGGCAATTCGAACGCGCCAATGACTGGGGCGTTCATGTGGTGACCGACGGGCATTTGATTACCGGGCAGAACCCGGCGTCTTCCGCCGAGACCGCACAAGAGTTGCTGAAACTACTGCATCGCTAA
- the modE gene encoding molybdenum-dependent transcriptional regulator codes for MQAEILLTLKLQQRLFADPRRISLLKQIAQTGSISQGAKNAGISYKSAWDAINEMNQLSEQTLVDRATGGKGGGGAVVTRYGQRLIQLYDLLGQIQQKAFDVLSDDDALPLNSLLAAISRFSLQTSARNQWFGTITARDHQQVQQHVDVLLADGETRLKVAITAQSGERLGLDEGKEVLVLLKAPWVNITQDAQKATQADNQLSGRISHIERGEQQSEVLMTLPDGQVLCATVPSIDADNLQEQQQVTAYFNADRVILATLC; via the coding sequence ATGCAGGCTGAAATTCTCCTTACTCTCAAACTCCAGCAGCGTCTTTTTGCCGATCCGCGCCGCATCTCGCTGTTAAAACAGATTGCGCAAACCGGTTCTATCAGCCAGGGCGCAAAGAATGCTGGCATCAGCTATAAAAGCGCGTGGGATGCCATCAATGAGATGAATCAGCTCAGCGAACAGACGCTGGTTGACCGCGCTACCGGCGGCAAAGGCGGTGGCGGCGCGGTGGTTACGCGTTATGGTCAGCGCCTGATCCAGCTTTATGACCTGCTCGGTCAGATCCAGCAAAAAGCGTTTGATGTGCTGAGCGATGACGACGCCCTGCCGCTGAACAGCCTGCTGGCAGCCATTTCCCGCTTCTCATTGCAAACCAGCGCCCGCAATCAGTGGTTCGGCACGATTACCGCCCGCGATCATCAGCAGGTGCAGCAGCATGTTGATGTGCTGCTGGCTGATGGCGAAACGCGCCTGAAAGTGGCGATCACCGCGCAAAGCGGCGAACGGCTGGGCCTGGATGAAGGCAAAGAGGTGCTGGTGCTGCTGAAAGCGCCGTGGGTCAATATCACGCAGGATGCGCAGAAAGCAACGCAGGCGGATAACCAGCTCAGCGGGCGTATCAGCCATATTGAGCGCGGCGAACAGCAAAGCGAAGTGCTGATGACGCTGCCGGACGGCCAGGTCTTGTGCGCCACGGTGCCATCGATAGACGCTGATAATTTGCAGGAACAGCAGCAGGTGACGGCATATTTTAATGCCGATCGGGTGATTCTCGCCACGTTGTGCTGA
- the modA gene encoding molybdate ABC transporter substrate-binding protein — MARTWLRLFAGATLTLSVAGHALAQEGKITIFAAASLTNAMQDIAAAYKKEKNVEVVSSFASSSTLARQIEAGAPADLFISADQKWMDYAVEKKSIDTATRETLLGNSLVVVAPKSSAQGNIKIDAKTDWNSLLKGGRLAVGDPDHVPAGIYAKEALQKLGAWETLSPKLAPAEDVRGALALVERSEAPLGIVYGSDAVASKGVKVVGTFPEDSHQKVEYPLAIIDGHKNATVSAFYDYLKGQQASEIFKRYGFTTHE; from the coding sequence ATGGCACGTACATGGCTACGCCTTTTTGCCGGAGCGACATTAACGCTTTCCGTTGCCGGGCATGCGCTGGCACAAGAGGGTAAAATCACCATTTTTGCCGCAGCGTCATTGACCAATGCGATGCAGGATATCGCGGCGGCCTATAAAAAAGAGAAAAACGTCGAGGTCGTTTCCTCGTTCGCTTCCTCTTCGACGCTGGCTCGCCAGATTGAAGCGGGCGCGCCGGCAGATCTGTTTATTTCAGCCGATCAGAAATGGATGGATTATGCGGTAGAGAAAAAATCTATCGACACGGCGACCCGCGAAACCCTGCTCGGCAATAGCCTGGTGGTGGTTGCACCGAAAAGCAGCGCGCAGGGCAACATTAAGATTGATGCAAAAACGGACTGGAACAGCCTGCTGAAAGGCGGACGTCTGGCCGTTGGCGACCCGGATCACGTTCCGGCCGGCATTTATGCCAAAGAGGCGTTACAAAAACTCGGGGCCTGGGAGACGCTCTCGCCGAAACTGGCTCCGGCGGAAGATGTACGCGGTGCACTGGCTCTGGTTGAACGCAGCGAAGCGCCGTTGGGCATTGTCTACGGCTCCGATGCGGTCGCCAGCAAAGGGGTGAAAGTGGTCGGCACTTTCCCGGAAGATTCACACCAAAAAGTGGAATACCCGCTGGCTATTATTGACGGGCATAAAAACGCAACGGTAAGCGCGTTTTATGACTACCTGAAAGGCCAGCAGGCTTCTGAAATTTTTAAACGTTACGGATTTACGACGCACGAATGA
- a CDS encoding pyridoxal phosphatase, producing the protein MTSRVIALDLDGTLLTPKKTLLPSSLEALARAKAAGHQPIIVTGRHHVAIHPFYQALALDTPAICCNGTYLYDYHAKKMLSADPLPVSQAQQLITLLDEHQVHGLMYVDNAMLYEKPTGHVLRTNTWAQALPPEQRPVFQQVDSLRAAAKEVDAIWKFALTDEDTQKLKTCVHHVEQSLGLECEWSWHDQVDIARAGNSKGKRLREWVESQGLSMKDVVAFGDNYNDISMLEAAGVGVAMGNADDAVKAHANVVIGDNTVDSIARFIYKELL; encoded by the coding sequence ATGACATCGCGCGTTATTGCACTGGATTTAGACGGTACGCTCCTCACCCCGAAAAAAACGCTTTTGCCCTCGTCCCTGGAAGCACTGGCTCGCGCAAAAGCCGCCGGGCATCAACCCATTATCGTGACCGGTCGGCATCATGTTGCCATTCATCCTTTTTATCAGGCACTGGCGCTGGATACACCTGCAATTTGCTGTAATGGCACTTATTTGTATGATTATCATGCAAAAAAAATGTTATCCGCCGATCCATTGCCGGTTTCGCAAGCCCAGCAACTTATCACGCTGCTGGATGAGCACCAGGTGCACGGCCTGATGTATGTCGATAACGCTATGCTCTACGAAAAACCGACCGGCCATGTGCTGCGCACCAATACCTGGGCGCAGGCATTGCCGCCGGAGCAGCGCCCGGTGTTCCAGCAGGTCGATTCCCTGCGCGCCGCCGCAAAAGAGGTTGACGCCATCTGGAAATTCGCCCTGACCGATGAAGATACGCAAAAGCTGAAAACCTGTGTCCATCACGTCGAACAGTCGCTGGGGCTGGAGTGCGAATGGTCCTGGCACGATCAAGTCGATATTGCCCGCGCCGGCAACAGCAAAGGCAAGCGCCTGCGCGAATGGGTGGAATCTCAGGGGTTATCAATGAAAGATGTTGTCGCCTTTGGTGATAATTACAACGATATCAGCATGCTGGAAGCGGCAGGTGTCGGGGTTGCCATGGGCAATGCCGACGATGCGGTCAAAGCCCATGCCAACGTGGTGATTGGCGATAATACCGTCGATAGCATCGCCAGGTTTATCTATAAAGAACTGCTGTAA
- the modF gene encoding molybdate ABC transporter ATP-binding protein ModF, translating into MSSLQISQGTFRLSDTRTLHLEQLTLRAGETWAFVGANGSGKSALARALAGELTLLNGERQCQFTRLTRLSFEQLQKLVSEEWQRNNTDMLSPGEDDTGRTTAEIIQDEVKNPQRCAALAAQFGITHLLDRRFKYLSTGETRKTLLCQALMSEPELLILDEPFDGLDVNSRQQLAELLARLNAEGYTLVLVLNRFDEIPDFVQNAGVLVDCTLTETGEKTALLQQALIAQLAHSEKLAGMTLPEPDAAPARETLDAAAPLIVLNDGVVSYNDKPIINHLSWTVNAGEHWQITGPNGAGKSTLLSLITGDHPQGYSNDLTLFGRRRGSGETIWDIKKHIGYVSSSLHLDYRVSTTVRNVILSGYFDSIGLYQAVSDKQHKLAQQWLDILGFDARTADAPFHSLSWGQQRLALIVRALVKHPTLLILDEPLQGLDPLNRQLIRRFIDVLIGEGETQLLFVSHHASDAPSCITHRLEFIPQDEGYRYQLGATVV; encoded by the coding sequence ATGTCATCATTGCAAATTTCGCAAGGCACGTTTCGTCTTAGCGATACCCGCACGCTGCATCTTGAACAGTTAACGCTGCGCGCGGGAGAAACCTGGGCCTTTGTCGGGGCGAACGGAAGTGGAAAATCGGCGCTGGCTCGCGCCCTGGCGGGTGAACTGACGTTGCTTAATGGCGAGCGCCAGTGCCAGTTTACCCGACTGACCCGCCTCTCTTTCGAGCAGTTACAAAAGCTGGTCAGCGAAGAGTGGCAACGCAACAACACCGATATGCTCAGCCCCGGTGAAGACGATACCGGGCGCACTACCGCCGAAATCATTCAGGATGAGGTTAAAAATCCTCAACGTTGCGCAGCGCTCGCGGCGCAGTTTGGCATTACCCATCTGCTGGATCGGCGCTTCAAATACCTCTCTACCGGCGAAACCCGTAAAACTTTGCTCTGCCAGGCGTTGATGTCTGAGCCGGAATTGCTGATTCTGGATGAGCCGTTTGACGGCCTGGATGTTAACTCCCGCCAGCAACTGGCTGAACTTCTGGCACGTTTAAACGCCGAGGGTTACACGCTTGTGCTGGTGCTTAACCGCTTTGATGAGATCCCCGATTTTGTGCAAAACGCTGGCGTACTGGTGGATTGCACCCTGACCGAAACCGGCGAGAAAACCGCACTGTTACAGCAGGCATTGATCGCGCAACTGGCCCACAGTGAGAAACTGGCGGGTATGACGTTGCCAGAGCCGGATGCCGCGCCCGCCCGCGAAACCCTCGACGCCGCCGCTCCGCTGATTGTGCTTAACGATGGCGTGGTCTCCTATAACGACAAGCCGATCATTAACCACCTTTCCTGGACGGTAAACGCAGGCGAGCACTGGCAAATCACCGGGCCAAACGGCGCGGGCAAATCAACGCTGCTGAGCCTGATAACCGGCGATCATCCGCAGGGTTACAGCAACGATCTGACGCTGTTTGGCCGCCGTCGCGGCAGCGGGGAAACTATCTGGGATATCAAAAAACATATCGGCTATGTCAGCAGCAGCCTGCATCTGGATTATCGCGTCAGCACCACGGTGCGTAACGTTATCCTCTCTGGCTACTTCGACTCAATTGGCCTTTACCAGGCCGTGTCAGACAAACAGCACAAGCTGGCGCAGCAGTGGCTGGATATTCTTGGTTTTGACGCCCGTACCGCCGACGCGCCTTTCCACAGCCTTTCATGGGGTCAGCAGCGGCTGGCACTGATTGTGCGCGCACTGGTGAAACACCCGACGCTGCTTATTCTCGACGAGCCGTTGCAGGGTTTAGACCCGCTAAACCGCCAGTTAATCCGCCGCTTTATTGATGTGCTGATCGGTGAAGGTGAAACTCAATTGCTGTTTGTTTCTCACCATGCAAGTGATGCGCCCTCCTGCATCACTCACCGGCTCGAATTTATCCCGCAGGATGAGGGATATCGTTATCAGCTTGGTGCAACTGTCGTGTAA
- the pgl gene encoding 6-phosphogluconolactonase encodes MKQTVYTASPESQQIHVWRLNPEGTLTLAQVVDVPGQVQPMVVSPDKRYLYVGVRPEFRVIAYRIAPDDGVLTYAAEAPLPGSPTHISTDHSGRFLFSASYNAGSVSVVRLDDGIPGEIVDVVEGLEGCHSANISPDNRTLWVPALKQDRICLFTLADDGSLSAQDPAEVATVEGAGPRHMAFHPNQRFAYCVNELNSTVDVWQLSDPHGKIECVQTLDMMPPDFTGTRWAADIHITPDGRHLYACDRTSSTLTIFSISEDGSVLAVEGFQPTETQPRGFNIDNSGKYLIAAGQKSHHIALYEIAGAQGLLSEKARYAVGQGPMWVVVNAF; translated from the coding sequence ATGAAACAAACCGTTTATACCGCCAGCCCAGAAAGCCAGCAGATCCACGTCTGGCGTTTGAATCCAGAAGGTACCCTGACGCTCGCCCAGGTGGTGGATGTTCCCGGCCAGGTGCAGCCAATGGTTGTCAGCCCGGATAAACGTTACCTCTACGTGGGCGTTCGCCCTGAATTTCGCGTTATCGCTTACCGCATTGCGCCGGATGATGGCGTGCTGACTTACGCTGCCGAAGCGCCACTGCCGGGCAGCCCGACCCATATTTCCACCGATCACAGCGGGCGTTTTCTCTTCAGCGCCTCCTATAACGCCGGTAGCGTCAGCGTGGTTCGTCTTGACGACGGCATTCCGGGCGAAATTGTGGATGTGGTCGAAGGGCTGGAAGGCTGCCACTCTGCCAATATCTCCCCGGACAACCGCACGCTGTGGGTTCCGGCGCTGAAACAGGATCGTATTTGCCTGTTTACCCTCGCCGATGATGGCAGTCTTTCCGCGCAGGATCCGGCGGAAGTGGCTACTGTTGAAGGGGCCGGTCCGCGCCATATGGCCTTCCATCCGAATCAGCGTTTTGCCTACTGCGTTAACGAACTGAACAGCACGGTAGATGTGTGGCAACTGAGCGATCCGCACGGCAAGATCGAATGCGTGCAGACGCTGGATATGATGCCGCCAGATTTCACCGGCACTCGCTGGGCCGCAGACATTCATATCACGCCGGATGGCCGTCATTTATATGCCTGCGACCGCACCTCGAGCACCCTGACCATTTTCTCTATTTCGGAAGATGGCAGCGTGCTGGCGGTAGAAGGTTTCCAGCCTACGGAAACCCAGCCGCGCGGCTTTAATATCGATAACAGCGGTAAATACCTGATTGCCGCCGGGCAGAAATCCCATCACATTGCGCTGTATGAGATTGCCGGTGCGCAGGGGCTGCTGAGCGAGAAGGCGCGTTACGCTGTCGGTCAGGGGCCAATGTGGGTGGTAGTAAACGCGTTTTAA
- the modB gene encoding molybdate ABC transporter permease subunit: MILTDPEWQAVLLSLKVSSLAVLLSLPFGIFFAWLLVRCTFPGKALLDSVLHLPLVLPPVVVGYLLLIAMGRRGFIGQWLYDWFGITFAFSWRGAVLAAAVMSFPLMVRAIRLALESVDTKLEQAARTLGAGRWRVFLTITLPLTLPGIIVGTVLAFARSLGEFGATITFVSNIPGETRTIPSAMYTLIQMPGGESAAARLCIISIVLALISLLISEWLARISRERTGR, encoded by the coding sequence ATGATATTGACGGATCCCGAATGGCAGGCTGTTTTGCTCAGCCTTAAAGTCTCTTCCCTGGCGGTATTACTCAGTTTGCCCTTTGGGATTTTCTTTGCCTGGTTACTGGTGCGCTGCACCTTTCCGGGCAAAGCGCTCCTCGACAGTGTGCTGCATCTTCCGCTGGTGCTGCCGCCAGTGGTGGTCGGTTACTTATTGCTGATTGCCATGGGCCGACGCGGTTTTATCGGCCAGTGGCTGTACGACTGGTTTGGCATCACCTTCGCCTTTAGCTGGCGCGGTGCAGTGTTAGCCGCCGCGGTGATGTCTTTTCCGCTGATGGTGCGCGCTATCCGCCTGGCGCTGGAAAGCGTCGATACCAAACTTGAACAGGCGGCCCGCACGTTAGGTGCCGGGCGCTGGCGCGTTTTTCTCACCATCACCTTACCGCTGACCCTGCCGGGGATTATTGTCGGTACGGTACTGGCGTTTGCCCGATCGCTGGGTGAATTCGGCGCGACCATCACCTTTGTTTCCAATATTCCGGGGGAAACGCGTACGATTCCTTCGGCGATGTACACCCTGATCCAGATGCCGGGCGGCGAAAGCGCTGCCGCGCGCCTGTGTATTATTTCGATTGTTCTGGCGCTGATTTCCTTGCTGATTTCAGAGTGGCTGGCACGTATTAGCCGCGAACGGACAGGGAGATAA
- a CDS encoding AcrZ family multidrug efflux pump-associated protein: MLELLKSLVFAVIMVPVVMAIILGLIYGLGEVFNVFSGVGRRENRRDQSSQSH, translated from the coding sequence ATGTTAGAGTTGTTGAAAAGCCTGGTTTTTGCCGTGATTATGGTTCCCGTGGTTATGGCTATTATCCTCGGGCTGATTTATGGCCTGGGTGAAGTGTTCAACGTGTTTTCCGGCGTTGGACGCCGCGAAAACCGCCGCGATCAATCCAGCCAGTCGCACTGA